In Haliotis asinina isolate JCU_RB_2024 chromosome 15, JCU_Hal_asi_v2, whole genome shotgun sequence, one DNA window encodes the following:
- the LOC137266309 gene encoding uncharacterized protein: MFRVYISGNNETSKRCHLNGAYNLLVEDSRLCLCDLTSNRVLYKSPYKYIRRYGKTRSSFHFEAGRKSSSGEGIFDMETNQGSEIFRRVVGKWKTPTEKVQTRGMSYSDGCEGIQSADDSGLKDEEQRVAGAAESHTYANIIGARQGSLDVKKAEGTVGVYSEPYTTDTGDTYLTAVAEKQYYNKDTPDGNRAGRPPKSDDEHVYSEPYTS, encoded by the exons ATGTTCAGAGTCTACATCAGTGGAAACAATGAGACGTCGAAGAGATGTCATCTCAACGGTGCTTATAACCTTCTGGTTGAAGACTCACGTTTGTGCCTCTGCGATCTAACGTCTAACCGGGTCCTTTATAAATCGCCGTACAAATATATCCGAAGATATGGGAAAACACGTTCGTCATTTCATTTCGAAGCTGGAAGAAAGAGTTCAAGTGGTGAAGGTATTTTCGATATGGAAACAAACCAAGGTTCCGAAATTTTCAGACGTGTCGTAGGAAAATGGAAAACACCTACTGAAAAAGTGCAGACAAGAGGTATGTCGTATTCGGATG GTTGTGAGGGTATTCAATCTGCTGATGATTCGGGCTTAAAGGATGAAGAACAGAGAGTTGCCGGAGCAGCCGAAAGCCACACGTACGCGAATATCATCGGTGCAAGACAAGGCTCTCTGGACGTGAAAAAGGCTGAGGGCACCGTCGGTGTTTACAGTGAACCGTATACAACAGACACAGGAGATACTTATCTGACCGCAGTTGCAGAGAAACAGTATTACAATAAAGACACACCCGATGGCAATCGTGCTGGACGCCCTCCCAAATCAGATGATGAACACGTATACAGCGAGCCATACACGTCCTAG
- the LOC137265720 gene encoding uncharacterized protein: MGCKAMYGVLLSIALWASVQGGKDDKLFFIEISFPPMLGRNEANDIYTMKQLLYNTPGVNTTYALKELGNPIVVAVVEVENDTTWASVTSVLARRGDKYSAIPLYRCEDFARAMNVTLHPQTQEFDNVTIFLADLVFYAKGYTTAEYTDILKSHLQTTSDLLRDGTMMHCYRDMGDVPIRMFHFTEANPSDNDRLQQITKTSERFHLDVRSYQHLYLYPSSWLI; encoded by the exons ATGGGATGTAAGGCGATGTACGGAGTTCTTCTCTCTATAGCGCTGTGGGCAAGCGTGCAAGGCGGCAAAGATGACAAGCTGTTCTTCATTGAGATATCTTTTCCTCCGATGCTCGGCAGAAATGAAGCAAATGATATATACACAATGAAGCAGCTCCTCTACAATACGCCTGGAGTGAACACCACATATGCACTGAAG GAACTTGGTAATCCCATCGTAGTTGCGG TTGTGGAGGTAGAGAACGACACTACATGGGCGTCTGTAACTAGTGTGCTGGCTCGAAGAGGTGACAAGTACTCCGCCATTCCTCTCTATCGATGTGAAGACTTCGCCAGAGCCATGAATGTGACACTACACCCACAAACACAGGAGTTCGATAATGTCACCATCTTTCTGGCAGATCTAGTCTTCTATGCGAAAG GTTATACAACAGCTGAATACACGGACATTCTGAAGAGTCATCTCCAGACCACCAGCGACTTGCTTCGAGACGGGACAATGATGCACTGCTACAGAGACATGGGAGACGTTCCTATCAGG ATGTTTCACTTCACAGAAGCCAACCCTTCCGACAATGATCGGCTGCAACAGATAACAAAGACTTCAGAGAGGTTCCACCTGGACGTTCGATCTTACCAACATCTGTACCTGTACCCGAGTAGCTGGCTGATCTAA